The DNA window GCGGCTGGAGGGGCACTGGTCGGAGCCATCGCTGGCGACACGGGTCTGGGCGTCGCCATCGGAACCGCTCTCGGAGCCGGAAGTGGATTTCTCTACGGCAAGCACGAGGAGTCCAGACAGCAGGCCTATGAACAGGGATATCAGGCCGGGCGTTCTAGCCAATAATCTTTTTCTGGCGCTTATAAGGATAAAGGCCCGAAGGATTCGTTTCCTCCGGGCCTTTCGTATTGAAGTGATGCCCGCGTTTAAATCTTGGCCGCTGTGCGCAGATCGTCCACGGCGTCGGTCTTCTCCCAGGTAAACTCCGGCCGTTCCCGGCCGAAATGCCCGTAGCAGGAAGCCTTCAGGTAGATGGGCCGCAACAGGTCCAGACGCTTCAGAATGTGGTAGGGCCGCAGATCAAAAACCTCGAGAACGGCTTTGGTCAAAACCTCATCCGGGACCTGGCCCGTGCCCATACCGGTGACCAGCACGGAAACCGGTTCGGCCACGCCAATGGCGTAGGCGATCTGGACTTCGCAGCGCTCGGCCAGCCCGGAAGCAACGACATTCTTGGCCAAATACCGGGCCATGTAGGCCCCGGACCGGTCCACCTTGGACGGGTCTTTGCCCGAAAAGGCCCCACCGCCGTGGTTGCCCATGCCCCCGTAGGTGTCCTGAATGATCTTGCGGCCTGTCAGGCCGCAGTCGCCCATGGGCCCGCCGATGACGAACCGGCCGGTGGTGTTCACGTAGTACTTGGTGTCATTGCCCAACATCTCGGCAGGCAATACTTTCTTGACCACCTCGTCGATGATGGCCTCGCGGAGATCCTGATAGGCGATCTCCTCGTCGTGCTGGGCGGCGACGACCACATGAGTCACCCGGGTCGGCACCCCGTTGAGATACTCGAAGCAGACCTCGGTCTTGCCGTCGGGCCGCAGGAAATCGAGGATCTTCTGCTTGCGGACATATGTCAGTCGGCGGGACAGCTTGTGGGCGTAGTAGATGGGCGCGGGCATGAGGGTCTCGGTCTCCTTGCAGGCGAACCCGAACATCATGCCCTGGTCTCCGGCCCCCTGTTCCTCGGCACTCTGCCGATTCACCCCCTGGGCGATGTCTGGGGACTGCTTGTCGATGGAGGATAGCACGGCGCAGGTGTCGGCGTCGAAGCCCATCTCAGAACTGGTGTACCCGATCTCGCGCACGGTTCTACGAACGATCTCCGGCAGGTCGGCGTATGCCGTGGTGCTGATCTCCCCGGCGATGAAGGCCAGGCCGGTGGTCACCAGAGTTTCGCAGGCCACACGGGCGGTTGGGTCCTGGCCGATAATGCAATCCAGGACCGCGTCGGAAATCTGGTCGGCCACCTTGTCCGGATGGCCTTCGGTCACCGACTCGGAGGTGAAGAGATACCTTTTAGATGTGACGTTCATTTTCTTTACTCCTCGTTTGTTCACCGGTCCTCGCCGAACCGGATGTTGTCGATCAGTCTGGTCCGGCCGAGAAAAAGAGCCACAGCCAGAACCGTTGTATCGTCCACCCTGTCCACGGGCTCGATGCTCGACCCATCCACGCAGGACGCGTAGTCTAGGCGGGACCCGGGCAGGTGTTTCTCGTAGTAGGCCGTCAGTCTGGCCTCGATCTCGACGGCCGAGTCCAAACTCTGCTTGCGGTAGAGTTCCCTGGCCATGACCAATCCGGTCTGCACGTACGGAGCCAGACGCTGCTCGTCCGGAGATAAATAGGCATTCCGGGAACTCATGGCCAGGCCGTCGGCCTCGCGGACGATGGGATGACCAACGATCTCCACCGGAATGTTCAGGTCCCGGACCATCCGCCGGATGACTGCCAACTGCTGCCAGTCCTTCTCCCCGAACACGGCCGCATGAGGCAGGCAGATCCAGAAGAGTTTGGCCACCACCGTGGCCACTCCCCGGAAATGGCCAGGTCGTGAGGCCCCGCACAAATGCTTGGATACCCCGGCCACCTCGATCCAGGTCGAGTGGTCCGGGGCGTACATCTCGGCGGAATCCGGACAGAACATAACGTCGGCCCCGTTCTCCGCGGCCAGGACCGCGTCCTTTTCCGGGTCCCTGGGATAGGCCGCCAGGTCCTCGCCCGGTCCGAACTGGGTCGGATTGACGAACAGGGAAACCACCACCCGGTCGGCCAGTTTTCCGGCCTGCCGGATCAAAGCCAGATGTCCGTCATGGAAAAAGCCCATGGTCGGCACAAGGCCGATCCGGAGTCCCTCGGATCTCCAGGCCAGGCAGCGACGCTGCATCTTCTCCGCCCTGCGAATCGTTTCCATGCCCGAATTCCTGTCCTAGTATCGATAGTGGTCGGGCTTGTAGGGCCCTTCGACGTCCACCCCGATGTAGGAGGCCTGCTCCGGGGTGAGTGTGTCCAATTCCACACCCAGACGGCCCAGATGGAGTCGGGCCACCTCCTCGTCCAGGCGCTTGGGCAGGACCATAACCTCGCGCGGATGGTCCTTGGCGGCCAGTTCCATCTGGGCCAGGACCTGGTTGGTGAAGCTGTTGCTCATGACAAAGCTCGGATGCCCGGTAGCGCAACCCAGATTGACCAGCCGCCCCTCGGCCAGAACGATGATGGACCGGCCGGATCCGAGAATCCACTTGTCCACCTGGGGCTTGATGGTCACCTTGCGGCAGGCCGGGCTCGTCTCCAGGTAGTGCATGTCGATCTCGCTGTCGAAATGGCCGATATTGCAAAGGATGGCCTCGTTGCGCATCATCTCCATGTGCCGCCCGGCAATGACCTTGTAGTTGCCCGTGGCCGTGACCAGGATGTCCGCCTGGGGTGCGGCCTTGTCCATGGTCGTCACCTCATACCCCTCCATGGCCG is part of the Deltaproteobacteria bacterium genome and encodes:
- a CDS encoding methionine adenosyltransferase — translated: MNVTSKRYLFTSESVTEGHPDKVADQISDAVLDCIIGQDPTARVACETLVTTGLAFIAGEISTTAYADLPEIVRRTVREIGYTSSEMGFDADTCAVLSSIDKQSPDIAQGVNRQSAEEQGAGDQGMMFGFACKETETLMPAPIYYAHKLSRRLTYVRKQKILDFLRPDGKTEVCFEYLNGVPTRVTHVVVAAQHDEEIAYQDLREAIIDEVVKKVLPAEMLGNDTKYYVNTTGRFVIGGPMGDCGLTGRKIIQDTYGGMGNHGGGAFSGKDPSKVDRSGAYMARYLAKNVVASGLAERCEVQIAYAIGVAEPVSVLVTGMGTGQVPDEVLTKAVLEVFDLRPYHILKRLDLLRPIYLKASCYGHFGRERPEFTWEKTDAVDDLRTAAKI
- a CDS encoding pantoate--beta-alanine ligase encodes the protein METIRRAEKMQRRCLAWRSEGLRIGLVPTMGFFHDGHLALIRQAGKLADRVVVSLFVNPTQFGPGEDLAAYPRDPEKDAVLAAENGADVMFCPDSAEMYAPDHSTWIEVAGVSKHLCGASRPGHFRGVATVVAKLFWICLPHAAVFGEKDWQQLAVIRRMVRDLNIPVEIVGHPIVREADGLAMSSRNAYLSPDEQRLAPYVQTGLVMARELYRKQSLDSAVEIEARLTAYYEKHLPGSRLDYASCVDGSSIEPVDRVDDTTVLAVALFLGRTRLIDNIRFGEDR